The DNA region agTAGTTTTTAGGACTGAATGAATACTAAACTCTTTATGACCAGACAGACGTCATCAACATAGAGCTTGGTACAGATGTACGTTGGTAAAAGTCTCTGCTCCACATTAGtagataaaatgaatataacataaataattagttatttgTGTAATGTGGCAGCAAaatgtaaaagaagaaaatGTCTGAATACATCTCCACTGTGAACGATTCTGGATCATGTTACTCTAAGTCATCAACTATTGATAACCATCACGTGCCAATCAAGACACAAAGTGGTTAGGCACACGTAAACCATGTCCACACTCCTTAGTTCAATTAAGAGTTACGACCTCAACAAGTGATTTGTCACCTTTGCCTGGTACCTTATGATTGTAACCCCGACATAACTCATTCCGTTGTTCCATGCCACTTCAGCAATGTCCCGAATGCGCCTGATGGAATGGCGTATGAGCCAATCATTGGTccccggctaccatgagacgttgctccactgccttgtggaccaaacctttaggtcgaaggctccgggtgtgacccactaagaaaaccacctgcttcagtctgggaactcgggcagtgtcacagcccacacaaaaatcaagttacttgtgtggcacatatatatttggtgcccctttgtaccaatatctgttcaaatatataaatgtCCTTGGAAGGTTTCAACATTTATAAaggttgtctatccgagacccgtattaaTAACTCTAGTGGCGTACTACAAATTctctctccatctgtcgcttcgaaaagcttgtttcacgtgcgtttatccggggaccctgtagCATGTTCGTTTGATTTTTCAGGTGTTAGTGTCATATTAAGCATCAGAGCTGAGACAGTAATGGCCGATTGGATCCACATTGACAGTCGGTTATATACTGTTAGATTCGACAGCTCAATCAAAGTGCAAAGACATCGGTACGAGAAACGACGTCTCTTCATCATCTCCGCTTATGCTTCGACAGAGCGAAGCTCGGAtgcgatcaaggatgagtttaTTAGACATTGTAGTACTAGcaggagacttgaatgctcggATCGGGCGTCTACGCATAGATGGTCGTTTAGGTGACCTATGGGAACTTGTTGATCGCACGTCAGATAACAGTGACCGTCTACTACAACTGTGCACAAATTACATGGCTTCTGGCTACCGGGCGTCTTTCCTCTGAATCTTAAACCTGGATTCAGGTTGACCACATCGATATCAGCTAAAgatggcgtggttgtgtacaagattgCCTCTCCTTTTatagtacctatctggactttGATCATTCCCTTGGTTGTACTAATCTTACCTTGCGTTCTAGTGGCCAACAGATTGATGTTGGTAAATTggttgcaactaaatatcaaactgaGCTCAGTTCAAGACTAGCTGCCgtcccaccgaaaagtatagatgagcattggtcgcAATTGCGTGATGGAATGAAAATGGTGGGTAAATCCGTTGGCAGTTTCGTGAAAAGTTCAGCGCACAAGCACTGTTTTTTCAGGCTTTTTACAACTCCCTGTAGCACGTCGGTTTACTTCAGGTGACCGCATGTCCGACTATAAACGAAGACTATTACGTAGTGAAATTGTACCAAGCTTGCATAAGGACCGAGACGACTTTTGGTCGGAGCATGCCAACGAGTTGGAAGTAGCAGTTGCTTCCGGTAACCACTGGAAGTTCTTTAAACTCATCCGAGTCGCTTGCAGAAAGAAGTCtagtgtgagtgaaacaatttGCGaagatgacgggatgccaaccACTAACATTTACCGACGTCTTAGATGATGGGCAAGGTTTATCGTGAAGCAGTCCAACTGGTCGGCTGCCCCGGCAACTtcgatcagactgtcctgccctccatggcctgCGTAAACTGGTCCACCAAACGAGGCGCAAGTCTACAAGAAACTCCAGCTCATGGAGCGCCACAAATAATCAAACCCAGACGACTTACCTTCGAGCCTTATTAAAGATGATGGCAACTCTCTGGTTATGGAACAGACTGAATTATTTGCAAATGTTTGGCAATCAGTGTTCCAACATCGTCGAATGACTTAATAGTTGTATCTATCTTGAAAAAGGGTTCACTTTGTTCTTGTAACAACTGTCaagggataagtctacttccgattgcgttcaagctattggcttccgtcatacttcgtaggttgttcaaaacccgagaaagattgactcgcgaggagcaggctgagtttcgttctggtcgaggatgtattgatcatatcttcaccctccgcctaatgttagaacaccgccatacttatcaaaggccaacaatcgtagtgtttcttgacatcagggctgccttcgattcattggacaggactgttctctgggattgtctattgaagaagggtgtgcctgagaagtttattaacatcctaaaagccctatatacaaacacctcaggcagagtgagggcatacaaccacctctctacattgttccattcgagcagtggggttagacagagttgcccaatctcaccattcctcttcaactttgccatcgatgacattctggaaacagctctgatggacgtaagtaatggtggtgtggatctgttgcctggagaaagactcctcgaccttgagtatgcggatgatattgtcttactgtgcgataatgttcaagccatgcaatccgcatttaatcagttggcaatcagtgtccgtaggtatggtatgtgctttgcaccttcgaagtgcaaagtacttctacaagactggcaggattccaatcctgtactcactctggatggtgagcagatagacgtagtcgagaagttcgtgtatctgggtagctgcataagtgctggtggtggcgtgagtgatgagaccaATGCacatatagtgaaagccagagcggcttatgtcaATCTGTGCCATctttggtgccttcgtgatTTTAGTCAGGctgtaaaagttcggatctacaacgctctatgcttgtgaaacctggcctctccgagttgaggatgttagacgactctgtgtttgatcatctcCGAATGATtgttgacatccagtggcaactcCATGTTAGTAacgcagaggttcggcatcgtgtgttcgggcacagagacgataatccgattggtgtcaccatcttgaaacaccgacttcggtggcttggacatgttctccgaatgtcgtgcCAGAGagttccacgtcgtgcattattttccGACGCCGGGACTGGTTAGAAAAAGGCAAGAGGTGGTCAGTTTGACATGGTGCCGTGGTATcaaagaaagctgtacaggactggtTCCTTTTGGTCCTTCATGActtcctggttggggtcctagagacgGTGCAacagtggttagagacgttatcatgtatggctcagaatagaagccaatggcgatTCTGCCGTAactcttttactttcttcataaaagtaaaCGTAACTTATTCTGGTTGTATTTCTCCTAAGCTGTTTTTCTCATTATCATTTCACTCACCATAATTCCTGTCCGTTGTTCTTTTATTATACGTACTTTACATTttctatctcttcacaacctcattgttattgtgtggcgcatatgtatttggtgcccatTCATACcaatttttgtgttcaaatgaataaataaactgaagGGACCATTGAAACGAGGGAGAATTACTATCGTCGATGTTGACTAAGATAGTAGTAGGTTGAAAGAAACTTGCTGAAAGCAAAAGCAGAATGCTGGATtgatccatgaagtcactgaccaCTGATTTGTCACGCTGAGGGAAGAAGACTACCTGTTTGAAGACAACGTGAATGTCACGACCAGTGTTTGGAAACACCGGACAATATGGCTTAAAATAGGTTGCAATGGTAGATGTTTATTCACATCTTACCATCCTATATGTCCCGagtttcataattatttaataatttaccCTGCAAATCTACTCTTCCTTAAACCGTTATAAATTTTTATAATCACTGGTGCTGAGATCTTTATTCCCGCAAATCTACCACGCTGGGATGATGTGATGTAGCAACCAGAGTTATTATGCATCTATACCAAGGCTCGACATATTTAACCTTGTGTTAAGTGGTTATTTACTCTGAAATGGCTTAcatcaagtcacgaaacgtcagaaatatgATTTTCTACCCATTGGGATGTAACTAAAGACATATTATTAACAGAGCTAATATGTTTTCTAGGGTGAATAAGACGGATTTTTCTAAATGTATGAAGGCATTTGAATTATGTACTTTATGAACTAATTTAGAATCTCACAACACGCTAAAATTTTCTCCGTGATGATTAAAACTTTCACTATCTAAAGCAGTAATTTAACCATACCTACTGAGACAAACTGATGCAAGACTAGGATGCGGACCAAGACTGTAATGCGACTGATAAACTACCCGTATTGAAATGCTTCACAATGAAAATACAAGTTGGCAAGTCATAATATACCAATGTAACGATTGGCCTCAACTAACCTGTTTTATCAACGAATTAATCTCATCCTCAGGAGCTGAaagagtaaatatatttttcatggAATTTTCCATAGTTAAAGAACGAATATCGAGACCTTCAAACTGAGACTCGAATTTACTCATGACCTTTTCGAGTTTCTCCAAATCCATGGTGCGCATAACTTTTTCAAGTTCATTCGTGACAGAACCAATATTTTTTACCACCTGAAATTACAATGCCGAGAGAAATATACCTGATTCATTGTGAGAGCAGTTTGTACGCGTGACTGGACAGCATCAAAACGAGATGCCATCCGGAGGTAATTAGTGGACTCTTTCTGTTTTCTAATAGCATTTTCAGCATAAATTCTACCACACTCAATATTTCCAGATGTTAAAGCCTATAAAAAAGCAAATGTTTAGACCACATAATTCTAGACAATGAACTATGGTTTACCTTTTTTAGTTTTTGCTTTTGGACTTCAGATTCCCTTGCTGCCTTTTCAGAGAAGCGCATTACTTGCTTTGCTGCGATCTATAAGCAATGGACAATTTTGTTAACAATGATATGTGATATACCCTGAGTTGTATTAGTGAGTCTTGTAACTTATCTGTACGGTTTCCAAACATAATTTGAAGCTTGAATAAGAACAGAGACTTGTTATATAGCTTCCTTTTGACAGAGAGATGTAAATGGTGATGTGAACGTGAATTCCTCAAATGTAGCTTCCTCCGTTTATTTTCCCTCTTCAAACCTTACATTCCTAAAACGCGCTGCTTCACCTTAACAAATTCAGATTACGAATTTCTTCATTTTGAAGACATGAGTGTGGAAATAGCCAATGTGggtttaatttgtaaatacttaCACACTATTATTTGAATTTTGCATAATTTCGTCTAGTCTGTACAGTCATTTTTATTGGCCATAAATTGTTGTTTCAACCGACCGAGTAAAGGCCATCCAGGAACAACCCGCCAAGCTTTCTGCTTTGTTCTAACCTTCCTTTATCATTTGAGACATACTTCGTTCCATGATTAAACCGAGAATCCATAGGCACGTTCGTAATCTGTAATtgatatatatgaatattcaaCCCAGCTGCTTGATTTCAGTCCGTACCAGTTCAGCCTATTTTCAACTGTTGCGAGGGTAACTGATTTCGTAGATTTACCTAGCTCTTTTCTAATATCTTAGACCCGAACAAGTGACTGCAGTTGCTTTAAGGAATATGTCAGATCTATTAGCTAAGATACTCCAGTTTATCCACCATTCTTTTGAATATGTCCGCAGTTTGAGCTGCTGTCACGTTCAAGCGCGCATTTCTGATCATTATCAGTTCGGTGCAGAAGTGTACAACTAGTTGGTTCTAATGTAGTGAATATTTTGTGTGCTTTCACCCACTATTTACTCTAGAATGCGAGACTATGAGTGTATGTCAGACCCAAAGTTGTCATTACCTTGGTGTATGATCGCTTTTGTGCATTTTTGTGTGGAGGTGCGCATAAACTCTTTTCTATGTATGTATTTTAGAGATTCATCGACAGCGGAACaaatgggtagaatacttctaAGAACTCCTGGataggccggctccaacgaatccaccggacatcgaagcagcacacacagatcttcctatagatgtcaatccaccaacggcggaagaaatcagaatggccatcagacaaaccaAGAGCAGGAAAGCAGCAAGACTCGagaatataccagctgaagcactgaagtcagacatcgaagtaactgcaaacatgcttcaccttctattcaaaaatatttgggaggaggaacaagtgccgatggactggaaaggggggtacctcgtcaagattccaaagaaaagagatctgagcaaatgtgaaaactacagaggcctTACgctactatcagtaccagggaaagtctttaacagagtgttgctgaatcggatgaaagatgcagtagacgctcaacttcgagatcaacaagctggattccgtaaggatcggtcgtgcacagaacAAACtccgacactacggatcatcgtcgaacaatcagttgagtgaaactcgtcactatacaccaacctcattgattatgaaaaggcatttgactgtgtagataggaggacgtttaGAAACTTCATCTTGAaaacactacggagttcctaagaagattgtcaacattatccggaactcatatgacggactacagtgagAGGTCGTgcgtggaggacagctgacagctgcattccaagtaaggaccggagtaagacaaggctgtctactctctccctccCTCCTTCTTCTGGTagtcgactggatcatgaagacctcgacacctgagggaaaacacggaatacaatggacagctcagaaccaattagatgatttggacttcgcacaTGACCAAGCCCTCCTATCCAATAAACACGAGCAAatacagatgaagacagccagtgcagctgcagtctctgcatcagtaggtctcaacatatacaagggaaaaccaaggtcctcaaatacaacacggagaacaccaatacaatcactcttgatggcgaaactctggaagatgtagaatccttcatatacctgggtagtatcatcgatgaacaaggaggtttaGATGCAGACATAAATGCAAAGTAAGGGCcgaattcctacagttgaagaatatatggaactcaaaacaaatgtctgtcaaccaatatcagactgagaatcttcaatacgaacgtcaagacagtcagttctactgtacggagctgaaacttgaagaactacagcgcccaccatcaaga from Schistosoma haematobium chromosome ZW, whole genome shotgun sequence includes:
- the CHMP1A_1 gene encoding Charged multivesicular body protein 1A, variant 2 (EggNog:ENOG410VEFK~COG:U), whose amino-acid sequence is MFGNRTDKLQDSLIQLRIAAKQVMRFSEKAARESEVQKQKLKKALTSGNIECGRIYAENAIRKQKESTNYLRMASRFDAVQSRVQTALTMNQVYFSRHCNFRW
- the CHMP1A_1 gene encoding Charged multivesicular body protein 1A (EggNog:ENOG410VEFK~COG:U), producing the protein MFGNRTDKLQDSLIQLRIAAKQVMRFSEKAARESEVQKQKLKKALTSGNIECGRIYAENAIRKQKESTNYLRMASRFDAVQSRVQTALTMNQVVKNIGSVTNELEKVMRTMDLEKLEKVMSKFESQFEGLDIRSLTMENSMKNIFTLSAPEDEINSLIKQVAEENSLEVSHAIADAPVVGGTLSVNSESSRDAEDDALTRRLAALRQ